The nucleotide sequence AAATAAACCAATGAAGAGAAGACCATCAAGTAATGGGATAATTTTAGTACAAAATATGACAAGGATTTGCATACGTCTCGAATAATGAATGAAGTAGTCAAAAGATAATAGATCAATGTGTCAGAAGAGGGACGTTCACTCCAAGAGCGAATTTCACATCAATTAATGCACACACACaataaatcatcaccattcatcttcatcatcaaaaaaaacTTTCCTGCGTAACTCTTCATGGATCCATCAATGGACTTTATATACGAAAAGACAAATTACTAACTTATCTTTTAGGAATTGCAGTAGGATTAAACAAAGGTCACAAGGTTGCCTCCAAGGAAGTTGCCCCAAAAATCTCATACAGAAAAGGTGCTTTATCACAAAGAACCACTTTTGTTAGATCAATCGTTAAAGAAGTTGCTGGTTTGGCTCCATACGAAAGAagattgattgaattgatcaGAAACGCTGGTGAAAAGAGGGCTAAGAAATTGGCTAAAAAGAGATTAGGTACTCACAAGAGAGCTGCTAAAAAGGTTGAAGAaatgaacaaaataatTGCTGAATCAAGAAGACATTAAACAGGGAAACTTTCGCCTTTTTGTTATGAATGTAAATTAGAGAAGTTCTGGTGAAGGGGTTCTGTATAGCAAATGTGTAAAATATTATTGCATGTTATCTTAATGTGACTATTATAAATGGGTGTAGATTGTTTGGAATCGAGAAGTACTTGAGAAGTACTTGAGAAGTCAGGAGTGGATCGGTTCTGTCAAGGATAAGACTGGCATCTGTACTTGTATTGGTGCACTTTAATCATAGAAATATCAATGTTACTTCGCATATAGCACTTCATTGAACTCTGCATTCCCCTCTGATACCTAATAAGCATTGACGCGAAAtagttttcattttcattaaGTTATAGTGTATTTCAAACTGGCAACATTTTTCGGCACCATTTTCAGACCAAATTGttacaaatacaaagatCAATAAAGAATGATTAACTTTGTCTCCAATGTAACTCTGGTAttaaaaaagaaggaaagtACAAAAATTTAGAGTTTATCTGCTAATCAATACATCTTTTCGGAATACGTTACACATGCTTCAAACTGAGCTTACTCAGAGGTTGATGGAACCGGCCTGCCGTCGATGTCATCAATCGCCGTTCCAATGAGAAATTGTCAACGAGTCACTGTAACTTTTGTCCTACATCTCATCCCATCAACTGGGCATTTTGTGATAATTTTCGATTGTTCTTTAGAGCGTGTAACGCACGCGCGGGAAACGAACCCCAAgatcaatttatcaaactTTACCCCAAACGAAGCATATATAAATAGGAAAAAAGAAGGGTTAGGCTTTCACATGAACGAAAACTTCTAAAAGAAACTACGCTTTGTCCATCAACCCTTAATCACAGCCTGTTTCAATGTTGAGAAGAGCAAgaccaatttcaaagtttgtTAGATgcaattcatcaacaacagcaaaatATTTTCCATCGGAACCACAAGCTCCCATCGTTTCAACTGAGTCTATTCCTGGACCCAAATCAACTGCAATTAACCATGAATTAGGTAAGGTTTTCGACAATGGAGCTACTTATTTTGTTGCCGATTATTTCAAGTCACTTGGTAATTATATTAGTGATGCTGACGGTAATAAATTGCTAGATGTCTATTGtcaaatttcatcaattgcattaGGTTATAATAATCctaaattgattgaagctGCAAAATCCGACGAAATGACATCTGCTATTGTTAATCGTCCTGCATTGGCATGTTTTCCCTCAACAAACTATAAAgatattcttcaacagGGTTTATTAGCTGCGGCTCCACCAGGTATGGATAAGATTTGGACTTCATTAAGTGGATCAGATGCTAATGAAACTGCATACAAGGCTGCTTTCATGTACCAACATGCCAAATTGAGACAAACTAATGGATTtactgaagaagaattgaccAGTGTTATGAATAATGAAACTCCAGGTGCTTCAGATATGGTGATTTTATCATTCGATAAAGGGTTTCATGGAAGATTATTTGGATCATTATCTACAACTAGATCAAAAGCTATTCATAAATTAGATATTCCTGCATTCCCCTGGCCCAAGGCACCATTCCCAGAATTGAAATACCCCTTGgctgaatttgaatctgAAAATAgggaagaagaagaacggtgtttgtatcaatttgaatcgattattgaaaattctccaaaacaaattgcAGCAATTATTGTTGAACCAGTTCAATCCGAAGGTGGTGATAATCATGCAACCccattcttcttccaaGGGTTAAGAGATTTGACAGAGAGACATGGcattttgatgattgttgatgaagtgcAAACTGGTGTTGGAGCAACTGGTAAATTTTGGGCTCATGAACATTGGAATTTGACAACACCTCCTGATATGGTTACATTTTCCAAGAAATTCCAGGCTGCTGGATTCTACTTCAGTAATCCAGAattacaaccaaatcaaccaTATAGACAATTTAATACCTGGTGCGGAGATCCATCAAAAGCCATCTTGGCAAAAGCTATCTACAAGGAAATTGCAGCATCAAACTTGGTTTCTAGCACAGCACAAGTTGGCGATTATTTATTCAAAGGTTTACAAACCATTATTTCGAAATCAGGTGGCAAGTTTACCAATTTAAGaggtgaaaaatttggtaCTTTTATTGCTTGGGATTGTGTTGATGCTGAGTTCAGAAATAAGGTGTTGCTCGCATGTAGAGCTCGTGGAGTAAATATGGGTGGATGTGGCGATGTGTCAATTAGATTGAGACCCacattgttgtttgaaaagaaacatGCTGATgtatttttgaatattttggaaGATGCTGTCAAGAGTTTGTAGAGATGTGTGTATATACAATTTATGATTTAATTAAGATTATCGTGATTCATACATCTAAGTCAGTTGTATAGAGAAAGCTCCTATGAGAGATTGCTTGTCAAGTACCGCCATACGTGGTGTTTTCTGATCGATTTGTGGTCTTGCATAAAGGAAACTGAAGTCCGAGCGGctaattttgtttaatctCGTTTAAGTAATTTCCACCGGATTAAAATTCCGTcttatttttcttttccttatTAAAGGATTTCACATTCCgaaaaatatcaaatccaattaGGTATAAGCAAGGGGACTACCATAACGATTGTGTATAAAGGCGGTTGATAAACCTTTCTATAGTCCAATGAGAGCGTAAGGGTGGCTCAAAAATGCTCTGGTTGAAATGGGCTCGGTTTACTGAGAGCATTTTTCGGAATTGGTTGTGATTGTTTTACCTTTCCCGAAATTCTCTTAATGTAATCATTACATAAACCGTTTTACATACGTACAAAAACAACCAGATTTTTAATCAATGTGATAGTTGATTAACGTACCGAGAACCAGATAATAAAATATACTCATCGGCGTTTTATTGCCTGAAGACGTTTTGAAAGGAGTTTCTTAATGGATGGTTAAAAAGTTATACGGAATCACTCCATTCCAACTAGCCTgttattattttgttttccacacaaaagaaagagtCCACTCCTTTGAAGCTGAACAAgcgaaattgaaattttgccGTTTTTAATTATAAACGGCAAGGTCTACAAAGAACAGTTTTTTTTAGTGGAATCAAACTTCGAGTATAGAGGTGTGGCACCTAAATAAGAATATTGTGAATACATCTATCCTCCATGTTTCATTTAAGAGTAGTACATGTAGTTGTATTCAAGAGAGAGTGTGAATCAGTTAAAAGGGCGATTTACAGTTGGTAGAGCTATTCCAGAACATACagtatttctttttgtttcttttgtatcATGCATTAAAAAATCTTGGcagaagaaacaacaaccaaaaacaGGAATACTTAGAATCAACAGACAATTCTTAAGAGACACCTACACTATTTACACTGTACACATATCTATTGATATAAAGAATAAGAGGCACCTCCAGGATACCATTGAATGAGAGACGTAGGGAAAGTGAGGGATAGTATGGACCACATCGAACAATAATGCTTGGTAGATTATTCAAACATAATCCTCCCTCAACTCAAGTACATACGCCGCCGCAAATTTCATCCCTGGCTTCACCTCCAATAACAACACCATTTGAGGATTCACATTCTAGAGAAATACTATATGGTACATGCAATGCTAATCTGTTGAAGccttttcaatttaataGTAAATATTTCAGAATCATTATATCTCAAGATGGAGGTAATCTACGGTCAAAGGAAATCTTATTTGATACTGCTTTTGAACTgatacaacaacagcaacagcagcaacaacaacaatctaCTTCGCCACTTCAATCACCTTTACAACAATGTCAAGAGCTGAGACGCGtttcattgaagaaactgaCTAATCTGCGTATATACCACAATACCactgatttgaatgatttgtcATTTGGATGTGGATTACCTACTAATGAAGTACAAACAATCACCAAACTACATACATTACCCCCTATTACAAACTCATCTACATCATATCACGCGGTATTGATAACACGACTATTTTCTATAAGTGATGCAGAAGTATACACACCAAATGcaacttttcaacaaggtAGTGGTGATGATTGGGAACCtaaatcagcaacaacGACAAAGGAATCAAGGGTGAAACTtcatgatttgaaaattaatAGCAGATTTTCCATTGGAGTAGTGATACCTTTAGAATGTGGGAATTTTGTACATGAAGATATTATTAATGAATGGAGTGAAATATCCCACTTCTTAAccttgttgcaaaaattaGTGTATCGGAAACTACTTTTACAATTGAACCTGGTTATTGATAATGGCAATGGGTGCGAGTATTTAGTGAAGAAGAGATTACAATTTCCCAATtacattttacaaaatgaTTTCGAATTACATGCTCAATTGGGGAAACTTGTCAAGCTAGTACATTATGATAATAATACGCCCAGATTAATAAATACAAATTATTTTATGAAACTCAACAAGACAAGTTATAATTCGAGCttaatgaattggataTTGGAAACTCTTAACTGGCTTGAGTTTAAAGATGGAAGGTGTAATACACCTTTCGGTAATACTCACACTGATAAAAATCCCTCGTTTCTTGCTACGTTGATGTCGCTACTAATGCGACATAGGAAATCTTTAGGACTGAGGCCATATTACAATAATTCACGCAATACTCGAGAAGTAACACGAGTGGTTGTAATGACAGGAAATCCAGCAGTGGCCAAGCGGCTAATTTTCATCTTGAATGGATTAATTGCTAATACTGAGTCTGTGAAATGTGGCGATACAGATCAATATGTATTTAATATGCATAATCACAATAGCGGTGTTACTGCTGCCGATGCATCACAAAGTGATGATAACCCTGAAGATGAGAAATACTCAACCGACGATGATTGGAATTCACCTTCAACTTTGACTAATAGTATAATAACTGAAAGGGCAAATCTGAATTCTCATGTGCTTGAAGTTTCACGAGTAAAACCATCTGCCGTTAGTATCCCCATAAATAGACCCAAATCATCACAAGGGCCAACTGTGGGTATTCCTATAAACacaccaacaacatcacaagcatcatcatcactttcTAAATCTGCATCATTAGCACaactttcatcatcattgaattcatcatattcatcaCTACAGTCTAATTATTCATTGTCCAAGTttggtgctggtgctggtgctggtgctggtaGCAGTGGTTCATTTATGGagaaatggaaaaattCATTTAGTAATCAACAGCATACCTCGAGTAATAATATGGGTGGATATTTTGACGAGCCCCCCAGTTTAGGAATGCGGAAACCATCACATCAATCGTTGAGAACACCATCACCAGCATTTGAACATGATGATTTTAATTGGCAATCATCAAGTTATACCAATTCAATTGCATCACCGATGTCAATGACACCTAGTAAAATTTCACGGACTCAGTCACTTTATGACTTATATGATTTGGGTATGAATTCAATGAGTGAGGAACAATTGTCAGAATCATCTCATTCGTCGTCATCATTAACGGAGAATCATAGCACCCAAACAAGTCAACATCATGGCCACAATCACAATAATGGGAATGGCATTTCTAATGTATTTGAAGTGAAGCGATCAAAGACGAGTGTGTATACGCCTTTTGTAAGTGATCGACTTGTTAAAAATGTTGCTGAATATAATCGATCAACAATCCAATTCAAGTGCAAACAAATTATGGAAAGCTCACCTAAATGTAAGAAACAGGACACAATTTATGAAGTTGATTGCCAGTTTGATAATAAGGACACAGCTCAAGCAACAACATGTGAAGGTGAAACTCCTACAACAACCTCaaccattttcaaacacAACATCTTGTTACCATGTGTTGGATACTGCGATGAATATCGACCTGAATTTATTCTCCAATCATGCCCCATAAATCCCAAATTAGAACAACAAGTGATGAGTTCAATgaaaaatgatttgatatattatcaaaataattACAAGTATTCTAAGATTACCACGAGGACGATATTTGTCAATTTACGAGCTAGGGAGATTAAGACGATTGAAATGaatattgataatgaaaagaTGCAACTGCAGCAACAATTGGGCAATCAAGATAAGTCTGACACTCAATTCATGGCACAATCAGACGTGAATGAAGGAGATAAAAGAACTGTCAATGGTAATGGTATTGGTTCTACATCTACTTCGTACAAGACTAAGATACACAAGATTTATTCACCATTGAAATGCGTTGGCAATAAACGATTAATTTCCCATGTCGAATCcatcttgtttcaaattgatgaattgtttaaaattcaacaacaattgtatCATGATAAGAAAACAAAGGATAAGAAACAGTTTCATGACAAATTGTTGGGATTAGTTGCcgaattgattgattgagaAAAAGAGGAGAGGAGGGAAGGTGGTTTGTGGAGTGGATCTTGACCGAGAGCTCTTTCTGtttttttaaaaagaaTACTAAAAGGGGCATTTGGATATACTGATATAATAACGTAGTGGCACTGGATGCATAATGAAAGTTTGAAAGTAAGCACGCGTTTGTAGAAATGTGCACATCATCGCTCTTATTATCTTTGAAGATAAATGggttgatgatttaattACATTACATCTCTAACTACACTTTAGCTACAGTTTTGCATTGTCTTTGACAGTTTTAATTAATCTTTACCCAGTTTCCAGATTCTGTTTCTGCATtcaaagcaattgaaaccTATAAGCATAATGTAAACTTAGTTGTGTGACttgtttttttcattttttgaagttgaaaactCAAGTTTGCGCAGACTGCGTATTGTAAAAGAAACAACCTTCAATCTTACATATTATGGATCTTCTTCATAATACTATAGGGATGTCGTGTCACATTTCACTAAATAGGTAACGGATATCTACAAAGTTGGCGTGGAAGAGAGCAGTTGATATTTTGTCAAAACTCGACCCATGTAACACATTTCCGGAGTGTGGTATGAAAAGATCGGTATTCGTGCTTTATTGGTCAATAATATACATTCTGGAAATCCTACATCGGAAAAACCGAAAtatttaaaacaataataGACCTCGTTTTTAGTTTGAAGTGTAGTTGTTCGGAGTGTTTTTCAGAGAATTGCAAGAATGGGAAATACCGCGGTTTAAGTTTTTAAAACCATTTCAACTCTTTTAGTTTATGCACAAAGTCGAGAATGTAATTATTCTTTTGTGTAAAGCTTTATTCATTGCAAACTAAAAAACTATATAAACCATAAACCATAAACCATAAACTAAAAATGAACTCTAAGCTAACGAGTATAGTCTAAAATAGTCTAATAACTAAAGAGTCTAAATAATCAAGAGCtaaaaaattcttttttttgccAAAACCGTTGGTCAATATTTTAGACCTCAAATGCATAAATTAATAGTGTTGAAACTCTTTTGTGATTGAACTCAATTTAAATTCCTCTAAATATAATTTTAATCAAGGAAATCAGACTAAAATATGGCGGAGAAAAGCGAAATCAAACctttctttgaaaattggtTATTTTATACCCTTAAGAATAATCTTTGAGTCAGAGATTACTAATTGAACCCTAATATTTTCATCACATGTGAAAAAACATCTCTGATTGTATAAAACTATATTCCTCGAAAGTTTTCAATCCCTAATTTTCATTCTGATTTCTTGAACTGCTGTAGATCTCCGTAAATGCAAATTATTTCATTTTAACTCCACTCTTCTTTGCTCTTGAGATAGTTTTAGCCGCAGCAAAAAACCGACGATCAAGTGAAAAAGTATCACTTAAGATGTCAAGTGTCAAAAGTAGAATCTGGATTTATACGTGGTATGCAACTATTCGCCAAAATTTTCCATACATATATACTTGCTAATTCCGTCTATTCCttcttttatttattcTGCATAGCCTATTATTCAaagcttttgaaatgtACTCCTTCTCATCCCGCCTCGGTAGTACTTTTGAAGGTCATCGATGACTCAGAATGAGGCATCCCATTTATGAAGTGAGGATTATCCTATGTGGTGAATCATGTATTGCATTGAAAACGTGCGTTGCCTTGGTAAAACAGGTGATTTGGCAAAAACACACAGACTGTTTCATTTATCCAAATTCTCGATAGAATTAAACATAGTTCGATCTTGCTTTGCCAGAAAAGCTTGAAGTTTTTTAATCAATCTTTATACTAAGGCCTTAGCTTTTAGCTAGGGGTCTAGATTAGACTTAAAATGGGTTAGAAGCTAGCATAATATGCCAAGTATTGTTCTTAGTCTTGGTTCTAccagttgcaaaaataaaataaaaccGTGAAAAGCttgaattgagaaaagtATAAAAATCTATATAGAGTGACACATGCAATGAACAcgaaatttctttttcaatatttcatGCAAAGATTAAAACGAATCTCGAAAGTAGTTTACTTGTCTTTTTTCTTATGactgaaatcaaaatttaaatCTGGCATAGAAACCAACTAAAGTCCATCGTTCATATAATGAAAGTTGGGGTTGCTAAACGATATTAGTTGAGAGGGAATTATTACTAAAGCAAACGACACTTTTAGTCAAATTTTAGTAACTACGGAATTTCTGTTTCTTTTAACTATGCATGTATGCACCTTCACCAGatgctttttcaatactaGCATAAGAAGCCTCAATGACCATATCGCCTGATCAAAATAAGCATCGTCTAAAAGCAAGATTAATGATGGTTTTCCACGCTCACACATAGAGATTTTAAGTCTAACCCGTATGCACAGTCTATTGCAAAAAGGCAAAAACATTGAATAGGTCTTGAAAAGTCACAGTTTATTGAGTGAAAATAACGGATAAAGCAATGGTTAGTTACATTCAGGGATATTCAGACCGTCCAAAACTTGCTGCCCCAAGTCTAGATTACCATTACTTGTTTAAATGAACTAAACACAGAGACATTGTTTAAAGTGATGGGAACAAGTCAATGGTTTCACATCTGATCGATCATTTCTCTACGACAAGCTAGTGCATTCTCGGCTGCTGACGGGGAATTTCATGACTcacaattttgaagataatATAATACAAGGCAGCTTAAGGATCTCAAACTATTCAGTCTCTTATAACGGGGAAATTGATCAACGAAAACGAGAGAGAAATTAAAGCTGCATCGAGATTATGCATTCCCGTGGGTAACTGCACAGCAAACGATGTTTGTAGTTAAACTTTCCACAGTCAAATGCCAAGAAGACACCAAAAATATGTTAGTTTCTACTGATTCAAAGAGATGAAAGTAAAAAGATATCATGTCGTTTTCTTCGATGCATCATACCATaggtttctttttcttctaaTTACATTGCagtgaatttgaattgtgCATGAGAAACTCGCAATTGATTCTGATTTTAATtacgaaaaaaaaaagcagTAGGCTATCTTTGATTACGTACCCGTTTAACATTTCCTTGAAAACTTTAGTCTTTGCATTTTTACAAAGTGATTGTATGTAGTATGCGCAAATGCACGTTTATTCGAAAGACATACATATGTGTAGTTTGTGCAAGAATTCTTGTAAAACTATGcaaagagagagagagaacGTGCATAAAAAAGATCGAgtgaggaaaagaaaatccCTCggaaaaagttgaaaagattaaaaGAAGTCGAATTGTTGGAAGTGATTAACAAAGAATTATTTAAACACTTTTCTCTCACTGAATGAAAGGAACTAGAGTCAGCTTCAAAAGAATTCCGTTCGCAATGGTTACTCAAGAGGCTTGTATTCTTTGAATTCCTCTGTTTACAATGACGTCATTATCAaactttctttcttcattcatacaacaataaacaaattaaacccaaaattggaaatataATAAGATAAGATATTGTTTTTCCAAGGTACACtactattttttttttactttttcATTTAGTACAGGGCATAAGTAGTACTATACTACGACGACCAAGGTTTTATTTAGAGTTGCAGTGCTAAAAAAAGGTTTACACGGATAAATTTGGGATATGGTCGATGGATATACGCAGTTTGATGTATGGTAGTTTCTGCAGTTTTGACATCTTTAACCATTTGATTTAAAATGACTCTTCTCCTGTAACAACCACGTCATTTTTTCCACGCTCTGTATATCGAATACTCTCCttttttcttattgtttgaatcCGTAACTCCTATCACACTTATTGTTCTcctttttctccttttATGGTTAGAAAACTTTTCATACAATGGCCTTTATTGTCATTTTAAGCTCTTTAGTCTGTGCATCATATGTACATGGCTCTActtgtttttttttaacACTGAAGGGTAACGGATTTCGGAAATGTTGGGAAATGTGATTAGAATAGAGAAGTAGAACAATCGAAATAATCATTGTAAATGTGTAATTTCTTAATCAAATTATAATTATTTTTATTGTCAATTTCGAATTCCATCCCCTGCCCCCCTTTTTCTTacattttcttccaaacttttctttttcgcTCCCGGAGTTTACTAACCATTCCATTCACCCATTGACAAGGGCTGAAGGCAAGGGACAAAGGAGCTCTAATAACGACCCCAGTTTCATTGACCTCATAATAGGAAGCCAAGCCAAGAACTAGTTGAAAACAAACAGAAAGGTTTTAACCCATCCTGATTTAGTTCTCATGCAAATCTCGTAaatcttttcattttgtaCACTACCTCTTTCTCCATTTACTTTAAACCACCCACGTTTCAATACATCTCCCATTGCATAATATATGCAAAACATTAtctctttttattttgaaaccTACAAGCGTCGTGCATAACCTCGTCACGTCACTTGTCAGAGAAGTTGAATCTCTCCGAGACCTCTTGCCTTCGGAAGAAAAACAATGACAAAGTTCTATGAAGGTGAAGTTATTTACAATCGtatgttttttttctctctttaACCTCCCCCAAACCAGAATCATTTAGTGTTAATTGTGTGGTTTCTTTGTAGTTCCCCGCTCACCGCAGAACCCTCACGCCACAATTCGGGGATATAAATAAAAGACATCCTTGTGTAATTGTGAACAAAGATacaaaaatacaaaaagtTCATGGTTCTAGACTGACTCGAATGATTTGTAATTTGCGTGTGTGTATCGcaggaaaaaaaaaaaagatctTGGTTCTATTTGAATCTAACTCAAGCGAAACCGACCGAAAAGGTTTTATATTTTGTGCGCGGTGGCGCAGAGGTGAAACATTTATTCGATTTCACATTGATTGACTTTCCACTCTGTGATATACTTCAGTTATCACGGTCATAGCTACATGTCTATGTTTCAACACTCGTGGTGTCAAGTTGTCACTACCATTCTTTGTGTAGATAATAATGGACGTCTCCAATCTATCTTTTCAACTCAATATTGTTgagttacacaaaattcCGAGGACCACTATagacaacttcaacaaacttcCATTACTCAATCTCCTCACCTCCTCTTTCTCCTCATTTACTCCATTTTCCTCTAACAGTAATTGAGTGATCATTTCACTAAATTTGAGACAAACAAATGCtcaaagaaacaatagCTAGCGTAATGTCTCACTTCATTATCtcctttcaatttttccttCTCCTCCTCCACAATAAAAAGAGTAAACGTTTGTTCTCCCACAATTAATTATACGAAACTTGTGATCAGCCAGTTAGTGAGTCAGTCAGTCATTGTgagttttctttttctacCCCCCTCTTTTTGGATATAATacattttttatttttcacttAGCATTTTCCACAGGGGCGGACTTCCACTCCCCCCTGGttcttctcttttccttttctttttctttttctttttctttttctctcaGGATTGATATACGGAGACACACACATTGTAATAAAAAGTGGGGAAGGTTGAGACAAGTCGAGGAGTTTCTTTGTATGAGAGGCGACGAGGAATGGGAATGAACAGTAAAAGCACACGGGAGAAGAGACTTTAACATTCTCACTTAGCAGTCTGATCCAGAAGGAACTCACTCCTTCATTCTAGCTAATATATTTTTACCGACTCCCCCTTCAATATGCAGTACTATACAgaattaaactttttggatattgtttgaaaaaaaacaattacATCACCATTAGTATAACAATAACACTTTAATGAATTATGAATAGTGGCTGAGAGGATGatgtcaattgtttactCTTCTAATTACATCACCAACGCTTTTTCAAAAGGCAAGATTAACGGCTTCAACTCTTCTTACTGTTTCCGCAACACTTCCTCCAGAGGGAGTACCAGACATTctattgatcaaaaactAAACATAAAGAATGTAATTAAAACTATAATCATTAAACAAAGTTATAAAGAAAACGttataaacaaagaaagGAAAGAAATTCCGCATCAGCATTTTAATCTATTATAGTTGAAACCAATTGTGGATTCATGGTGAAATCCAACTCATCATTAAAGTTTGCCCCTGTTCCTGCAACAACACCGGTGGTATCAAATGGAGAAAACGTAGAGTCAACAGCAGATGTAGGTTGTGTGAATACGTCTTGAGTAAAAGCATCAGtaaaatcaaattcttcatcttgtGGTAATGCTATAGAGTCAATACTTTGGCTTGGTGCatgtgttgatgatgaagaagtgGACGAGGCAGATGATGTTGACAACGGTGGTTGTAGTTGGTTgatgtagttgttgttattgacCTGGcttgtgttgttgatgtagtCACTAAAATCAACTTgtccaattgaatcaactgGATCCACTGGATCCATTGGTCCAGCGTCTTCATCAAAGCCTAAATGTAGGGTGTTGTTTGGTAAAGTTGTATTGTTATTATTTGACTGGAATAATGATGGATTGGCCGAATTGTGATGCTGGTTGTTATTGTTCTGGAACAATGAAATGGTACGGAATTTGGACAAGTCAGGGAATGAGAATGCCTTCATGTGTAAtgcttgttgttcttgttgttgtagatCTTCTCCTTCGTACAAATCAAAGTCTAAATTAGGCAATGCTTGCAACTGTTCGTCAAGTGatggttgatgatgatgtcCTGGGTAGAAAGAGTCGGGTATCACTGATTGCACTGTATTCATTTGACTTATTGATGGAGATGTATATTGATTTGGTGGGGTCAatggttgaatttgatgtgAATGTGGGAAATGACCCGTCATTGAAGCAGCAGAATGCGGTGGGGTGATTGATTGGGTAGCCAACTTCTTTTCGTCAGCAATTGATTGAGTAGTAAACAATGCTGGCGATGATGGTGGTTCCAACT is from Candida orthopsilosis Co 90-125, chromosome 1 draft sequence and encodes:
- a CDS encoding Rpl39 ribosomal protein L39, with protein sequence MAKSGIAVGLNKGHKVASKEVAPKISYRKGALSQRTTFVRSIVKEVAGLAPYERRLIELIRNAGEKRAKKLAKKRLGTHKRAAKKVEEMNKIIAESRRH
- a CDS encoding Uga11 gamma-aminobutyrate (GABA) transaminase, with the protein product MLRRARPISKFVRCNSSTTAKYFPSEPQAPIVSTESIPGPKSTAINHELGKVFDNGATYFVADYFKSLGNYISDADGNKLLDVYCQISSIALGYNNPKLIEAAKSDEMTSAIVNRPALACFPSTNYKDILQQGLLAAAPPGMDKIWTSLSGSDANETAYKAAFMYQHAKLRQTNGFTEEELTSVMNNETPGASDMVILSFDKGFHGRLFGSLSTTRSKAIHKLDIPAFPWPKAPFPELKYPLAEFESENREEEERCLYQFESIIENSPKQIAAIIVEPVQSEGGDNHATPFFFQGLRDLTERHGILMIVDEVQTGVGATGKFWAHEHWNLTTPPDMVTFSKKFQAAGFYFSNPELQPNQPYRQFNTWCGDPSKAILAKAIYKEIAASNLVSSTAQVGDYLFKGLQTIISKSGGKFTNLRGEKFGTFIAWDCVDAEFRNKVLLACRARGVNMGGCGDVSIRLRPTLLFEKKHADVFLNILEDAVKSL
- a CDS encoding Lst4 protein (S. cerevisiae homolog LST4 has protein transporter activity, has role in Golgi to plasma membrane transport, intracellular protein transport and localizes vesicle coat) is translated as MLGRLFKHNPPSTQVHTPPQISSSASPPITTPFEDSHSREILYGTCNANSLKPFQFNSKYFRIIISQDGGNLRSKEILFDTAFESIQQQQQQQQQQSTSPLQSPLQQCQESRRVSLKKSTNSRIYHNTTDLNDLSFGCGLPTNEVQTITKLHTLPPITNSSTSYHAVLITRLFSISDAEVYTPNATFQQGSGDDWEPKSATTTKESRVKLHDLKINSRFSIGVVIPLECGNFVHEDIINEWSEISHFLTLLQKLVYRKLLLQLNSVIDNGNGCEYLVKKRLQFPNYILQNDFELHAQLGKLVKLVHYDNNTPRLINTNYFMKLNKTSYNSSLMNWILETLNWLEFKDGRCNTPFGNTHTDKNPSFLATLMSLLMRHRKSLGSRPYYNNSRNTREVTRVVVMTGNPAVAKRLIFILNGLIANTESVKCGDTDQYVFNMHNHNSGVTAADASQSDDNPEDEKYSTDDDWNSPSTLTNSIITERANSNSHVLEVSRVKPSAVSIPINRPKSSQGPTVGIPINTPTTSQASSSLSKSASLAQLSSSLNSSYSSLQSNYSLSKFGAGAGAGAGSSGSFMEKWKNSFSNQQHTSSNNMGGYFDEPPSLGMRKPSHQSLRTPSPAFEHDDFNWQSSSYTNSIASPMSMTPSKISRTQSLYDLYDLGMNSMSEEQLSESSHSSSSLTENHSTQTSQHHGHNHNNGNGISNVFEVKRSKTSVYTPFVSDRLVKNVAEYNRSTIQFKCKQIMESSPKCKKQDTIYEVDCQFDNKDTAQATTCEGETPTTTSTIFKHNILLPCVGYCDEYRPEFILQSCPINPKLEQQVMSSMKNDLIYYQNNYKYSKITTRTIFVNLRAREIKTIEMNIDNEKMQSQQQLGNQDKSDTQFMAQSDVNEGDKRTVNGNGIGSTSTSYKTKIHKIYSPLKCVGNKRLISHVESILFQIDELFKIQQQLYHDKKTKDKKQFHDKLLGLVAELID